The Huiozyma naganishii CBS 8797 chromosome 1, complete genome genome window below encodes:
- the KNAG0A05830 gene encoding uncharacterized protein (similar to Saccharomyces cerevisiae NDE2 (YDL085W) and NDE1 (YMR145C); ancestral locus Anc_2.382) — MWKTPSCKLSTHLGVRVCERQFSVFSFVKQRSNLPEIKPETKVTKMPSRFGKYTRTGFRYALYATLGATVFFSYSLYRELHPSKRIPQTPTFPNGQPKKTLVVLGTGWGAVSLLQSLDTTMYNVVVISPRNYFLFTPLLTSTPMGTVNLKSIVEPIRAILGRSKGDVKFYEAQAIDVDPAQKKILVRSAVGDKNNNGNESISGDLKLPDHGVKNISYDYLVVSVGAESTTFNIPGVQENAYFMKEVTDAERVRARILDNIEKASFLPVGDTRRKQLLNFLVVGGGPTGVEFAAELQDFVKQDLKKWLPELSKEVKISLVEALPSILNMFDQSLIDYTQTLLKHENIDLKLNTMVKKVTKNSIVASNEGKEVEIPYGLLVWSTGNKPRVLTQKIMSKLEEQTDRRGLLINDNLQLLGAEDSIYALGDCTFHPGFVPTAQVAYQEGRYLAKTLEALFKVEQIKWELDNNQELPTKKIVRLQKELSKHESSIVAFQYSHMGTLAYIGSEKAIADLNIAGSQYKLSGGPLLYWFWKSVYLTMCISLRNRVMVTADWINAYIFGRDSSV, encoded by the coding sequence ATGTGGAAAACTCCAAGTTGCAAGTTGTCCACTCACCTTGGTGTTAGGGTTTGTGAACGGCAGTTTAGTGTATTCAGTTTTGTGAAACAGAGGTCTAACTTACCAGAAATTAAGCCAGAGACTAAAGTTACAAAGATGCCCTCCCGTTTTGGTAAATACACTCGTACCGGGTTCCGGTATGCCCTGTACGCTACATTAGGTGCTACGGTATTTTTTTCGTACAGTCTTTACAGGGAACTGCACCCCAGTAAGCGAATTCCGCAAACCCCAACATTCCCGAATGGACAACCGAAGAAAACTTTGGTTGTTTTGGGCACGGGTTGGGGGGCTGTCTCTCTGTTGCAAAGTTTGGATACCACCATGTACAATGTTGTCGTGATATCCCCCAGAAATTATTTCCTGTTCACTCCATTGCTGACCTCCACACCCATGGGCACAGTCAACTTGAAATCCATTGTGGAGCCGATAAGGGCAATCCTTGGACGGAGTAAAGGTGACGTGAAATTTTACGAAGCTCAAGCTATCGACGTGGACCCAGcgcaaaagaaaatactgGTGAGATCTGCCGTTGGagataaaaataataatggGAATGAATCCATCAGTGGTGATCTCAAGTTGCCCGACCATGGTgtcaaaaatatttcatATGATTATTTGGTCGTGAGTGTTGGAGCCGAGTCTACTACATTCAACATCCCGGGTGTTCAAGAGAATGCATATTTCATGAAAGAGGTTACAGATGCAGAGAGAGTCAGAGCACGAATTTTGGATAATATTGAAAAGGCCTCCTTCCTGCCCGTGGGTGATACTAGAAGAAAACAGTTACTTAATTTTCTGGTAGTTGGTGGAGGCCCAACAGGTGTGGAGTTTGCTGCTGAGTTGCAGGATTTCGTCAAGCAAGATTTAAAGAAGTGGCTACCTGAGCTGTCCAAAGAAGTCAAAATCTCCTTGGTAGAGGCTTTGCCCTCCATTTTGAATATGTTTGATCAGTCCTTGATTGACTATACCCAAACGCTTCTCAAACATGAGAATATTGACCTAAAGCTAAACACAATGGTGAAAAAGGTGACCAAAAACTCCATCGTCGCAAGCAACGAGGGTAAAGAGGTTGAAATTCCGTATGGGTTACTGGTGTGGTCAACTGGTAATAAGCCAAGAGTCCTGACGCAGAAAATCATGTCAAAATTAGAAGAGCAGACAGATAGACGTGGACTTTTGATCAATGATAATCTGCAGTTGCTGGGTGCAGAGGACTCCATATATGCGCTCGGTGATTGTACTTTTCATCCAGGATTCGTGCCAACAGCGCAGGTAGCATATCAGGAAGGTCGATATTTGGCCAAAACTTTAGAAGCCTTGTTTaaagttgaacaaatcaaaTGGGAACTCGACAACAACCAGGAGCTGCCCACAAAAAAGATCGTTCGTCTACAAAAAGAGTTGAGTAAGCATGAATCAAGCATCGTTGCCTTCCAGTACTCTCATATGGGGACTTTAGCGTACATCGGGTCAGAAAAGGCAATTGCCGACCTAAACATTGCTGGATCACAATACAAATTATCCGGAGGGCCTCTTTTATATTGGTTTTGGAAGTCAGTTTATCTGACAATGTGTATTTCTTTGAGAAATAGGGTCATGGTCACGGCAGACTGGATAAATGCTTACATCTTCGGAAGAGATTCATCAGTCTGA
- the SUB2 gene encoding ATP-dependent RNA helicase SUB2 (similar to Saccharomyces cerevisiae SUB2 (YDL084W); ancestral locus Anc_2.384), with amino-acid sequence MSHEGEEDLLEYSDNEQEIQVDANKAAETTATTTATGGEGEEANGEAAGTTDGDKKGSYVGIHSTGFKDFLLKPELSRAIIDCGFEHPSEVQQHTIPQSIHGTDVLCQAKSGLGKTAVFVLSTLQQLDPIPGEVSVVVICNARELAYQIRNEYLRFSKYMPDVKTAVFYGGTPINKDAELLKNKETSPHIVVATPGRLKALVRDKMIDLSHVKNFVIDECDKVLEELDMRRDVQDIFRATPRDKQVMMFSATLSQEIRPICRRFLQNPLEIFVDDEAKLTLHGLQQYYTKLEEREKNRKLAQLLDDLEFNQVIIFVKSTNRANELTKLLNESNFPAITVHGHMKQEERIARYKAFKDFEKRICVSTDVFGRGIDIERINLAINYDLPSEADQYLHRVGRAGRFGTKGLAISFISSKEDEEVLAKIQERFDVKITEFPEEGIDPSTYLNN; translated from the coding sequence ATGTCCCAcgaaggtgaagaagatTTGTTAGAGTACTCTGACAACGAGCAAGAGATCCAGGTCGATGCCAACAAAGCCGCCGAGACTACCGCTACTACTACAGCTACAGGCGGTGAGGGTGAGGAGGCCAATGGCGAGGCTGCTGGTACCACTGACGGTGACAAGAAAGGTTCCTACGTCGGTATTCACTCTACTGGTTTCAAGgattttttgttgaaaccTGAATTATCCAGGGCCATCATTGACTGTGGTTTCGAGCATCCATCTGAAGTCCAACAGCATACTATTCCTCAATCCATTCACGGTACCGATGTCTTGTGTCAAGCCAAATCTGGTTTGGGTAAAACTGCCGTTTTTGTGCTGTCCACTTTGCAGCAACTAGATCCTATCCCAGGTGAAGTATCTGTTGTCGTCATTTGTAACGCTAGAGAACTGGCTTACCAAATCCGTAACGAGTACCTAAGATTCTCGAAATATATGCCAGACGTGAAGACTGCAGTCTTCTACGGTGGTACTCCAATTAACAAGGATGCCGAATTACTCAAGAACAAGGAAACCTCTCCTCACATTGTTGTTGCCACTCCAGGTCGTTTGAAGGCTTTAGTTAGAGATAAGATGATTGACCTGTCCCATGTCAAGAACTTTGTTATTGATGAGTGTGACAAGGTGCTAGAAGAGTTGGACATGAGAAGAGATGTCCAAGACATTTTCAGGGCTACACCAAGAGATAAACAGGTAATGATGTTTTCTGCCACTTTGTCTCAAGAGATTAGACCAATCTGCAGGCGTTTCTTGCAGAACCCTCTAGAGATTTtcgtcgatgacgaggCTAAGTTGACATTGCACGGGTTGCAGCAATACTATACCAAATTGGAGGAACGCGAAAAGAACCGGAAGCTAGCTCAATTGTTAGATGACTTGGAGTTCAACCAGGTTATCATCTTCGTCAAATCTACGAACAGGGCTAACGAACTAACCAAGCTTCTAAACGAGTCCAACTTCCCTGCCATCACTGTCCACGGTCATATGAAGCAGGAAGAGCGTATTGCTAGGTACAAAGCATTCAAAGACTTCGAAAAGAGAATCTGTGTATCCACTGATGTTTTCGGTAGAGGTATCGATATTGAACGTATCAACCTTGCCATCAATTATGATCTTCCAAGCGAAGCTGATCAGTACTTGCATCGTGTCGGTAGAGCAGGTAGATTCGGTACCAAGGGTCTAGCCATTTCTTTCATTTCCTCTAAGGAAGATGAGGAAGTGTTGGCCAAGATTCAAGAACGTTTTGATGTTAAAATTACGGAATTCCCAGAAGAAGGTATTGACCCATCCACTTACTTAAATAATTAG
- the KNAG0A05810 gene encoding uncharacterized protein (similar to Saccharomyces cerevisiae YPL034W; ancestral locus Anc_2.378) encodes MTTKRNVQLRLDEWRNLCNHELLNLTPQAIAKLTETYTSTNESDVTMLTRWMKRFSLSGEGKKENSIASEKAREPKGLVLRTYQNGGFYIDGSGSVALQHIEHSIHTSLWKKYGKGIVHCSGCNPSGTKKHLEWFYLPINDLPYIFQNIDNFCLKKNGG; translated from the coding sequence ATGACTACAAAACGCAATGTGCAATTGAGGTTGGACGAGTGGAGAAACTTGTGTAATCACGAACTTCTTAATTTGACACCACAGGCGATTGCTAAACTGACCGAAACATACACGTCAACTAACGAATCGGATGTCACTATGTTAACTAGGTGGATGAAACGATTTTCTCTTAGTGGAGAAGGCAAGAAGGAGAATTCCATTGCCAGTGAGAAGGCGAGAGAACCTAAAGGCTTGGTTTTGCGCACGTACCAAAACGGGGGGTTCTATATCGATGGGAGCGGTTCAGTTGCATTACAACATATTGAACACAGTATACATACCtctctttggaagaaatacGGTAAGGGAATTGTACACTGTTCTGGTTGCAATCCCAGtggaacaaaaaaacatcTTGAATGGTTTTACCTTCCAATAAATGATCTTccatatattttccaaaatataGATAACTTCTGTCTCAAGAAAAATGGGGGATAG
- the FDO1 gene encoding Fdo1p (similar to Saccharomyces cerevisiae YMR144W; ancestral locus Anc_2.385) has translation MQAVPKLDRELTPPISLPSTHNQMVVAETKEDMELSNVLLNAKQLLHRLSSEQVKSPAENLQGLHGSMLSPPDRPLSEKATVDQISSAAQVIDIPDQMGVLPVLKSLVYSLEFASRQLQQYKFKNMMLTSANNDNELRVNVERNLKKQELERMKNQLLMTKQNLNERLNSKDIKIRKYKKRIIEKNKEINKLARMLNISAAEINHNNGSSFEYSNSTISSLRTTTTAETSDTHGDTSANRFQRSNMLRTLGALASQVLNDETETLPLTEQYYNLAVN, from the coding sequence ATGCAGGCAGTGCCCAAGCTAGACCGGGAACTGACCCCTCCAATTTCATTACCTTCCACTCATAACCAAATGGTTGTCGCcgaaaccaaagaagatATGGAACTGTCAAACGTTTTACTCAACGCCAAGCAACTTCTGCATAGACTATCGTCTGAACAGGTGAAGAGTCCTGCAGAGAATTTGCAAGGGTTACATGGCAGTATGCTATCCCCACCTGATCGCCCTTTGTCTGAAAAAGCTACGGTAGATCAAATTTCTTCAGCTGCCCAAGTAATTGACATACCTGATCAAATGGGTGTTTTGCCCGTTCTAAAATCATTGGTCTATTCATTGGAATTCGCATCAAGACAGCTCCAACAATATAAATTTAAAAACATGATGCTAACATCGGCTAACAACGATAATGAGTTGAGAGTCAATGTGGAAagaaacttgaagaaacaagaaTTGGAGCGAATGAAGAATCAACTGCTAATGACAAAACAAAATCTGAACGAAAGATTAAACTCAAAGGATATAAAGATCAGGAAGTACAAGAAAAGGATCATTgagaaaaacaaagaaatcaacaaaCTAGCCAGGATGTTGAATATTTCTGCGGCCGAAATTAACCACAATAATGGTTCCTCTTTTGAATATTCCAATTCCACAATATCATCATTGCGAACGACGACTACGGCAGAGACGTCAGACACCCATGGAGATACCAGCGCAAACAGATTTCAAAGATCTAATATGCTGAGAACTCTGGGGGCGTTGGCGAGCCAAGTTTTGAATGATGAAACGGAGACACTTCCATTAACAGAACAATATTACAATCTGGCAGTAAACTAG
- the RPS16B gene encoding 40S ribosomal protein uS9 (similar to Saccharomyces cerevisiae RPS16B (YDL083C) and RPS16A (YMR143W); ancestral locus Anc_2.386) — protein sequence MSTVPSVQTFGKKKTATAVAHVKAGKGLIKVNGAPITLVEPEILRFKVYEPLLLVGLDKFTNIDIRVRVTGGGHVSQVYAIRQAIAKGLVAYHQKYVDEQSKNELKKAFTSYDRTLLIADSRRSEPKKFGGKGARSRFQKSYR from the exons ATGTCCACCGTTCCAAGTGTCCAA ACTTTcggtaagaagaagactGCTACTGCTGTCGCCCACGTCAAGGCCGGTAAGGGTTTGATCAAAGTCAACGGTGCTCCAATCACCTTGGTTGAACCGGAAATCTTGAGATTCAAGGTCTACGAACCTCTTCTATTGGTTGGTTTGGACAAGTTCACCAACATTGACATCAGAGTTAGAGTCACTGGTGGTGGTCACGTCTCTCAGGTGTACGCTATTAGACAGGCTATTGCCAAGGGTCTAGTTGCCTACCATCAAAAATACGTCGACGAACAATCCAAGAACGAACTTAAGAAGGCCTTCACCTCTTACGACAGAACTTTGTTGATTGCTGACTCCAGAAGATCCGAACCAAAGAAATTCGGTGGTAAGGGTGCCCGTTCCAGATTCCAAAAGTCTTACCGTtaa
- the SRL4 gene encoding Srl4p (similar to Saccharomyces cerevisiae YPL033C; ancestral locus Anc_2.371) translates to MLSKLIIKGVEFTYSKLNTGVKLSVDEEQHILFLSSGTTKEFDLLNTVFISELLLRFPGCSIINLGSLSTLEVFDERYHYIYCDFKSERSVDHALKKLFLHPLSTHFNMVINNVHEGIQTVYDRTIDFQDVAQIRDCLRANLTHIMIILKNVLQRGVRNEDPLYVVSMSSTITLDVKEYAIGYTSAKAGLAHFMDSLSSEVEKECKSFLVFLPYQLSTDDVPVLVDDLLKDFHHGRQGAKVCHLPTEVNRIHIRKDALKLLKEWM, encoded by the coding sequence ATGTTGAGCAAATTGATTATCAAGGGGGTGGAATTTACCTACAGCAAGCTTAATACAGGGGTAAAGCTTTCCGTGgatgaagaacaacacattctttttttaaGTAGTGGCACCACTAAAGAGTTTGACCTTTTAAATACTGTTTTTATAAGCGAACTCCTTTTACGGTTTCCAGGTTGCAGTATTATCAATTTAGGATCTTTATCAACTTTGGAAGTGTTTGACGAAAGGTATCATTATATATACTGTGACTTTAAAAGCGAACGTTCGGTAGATcatgctttgaagaaactgttctTGCATCCCCTCTCCACACATTTCAATATGGTAATAAATAATGTCCACGAGGGAATCCAAACCGTTTATGATCGCACCATTGACTTTCAAGATGTGGCTCAAATAAGAGACTGTTTACGAGCCAATTTGACACATATTATGATAATTTTAAAAAATGTCTTACAAAGGGGGGTCAGAAATGAAGATCCTTTATATGTCGTTAGCATGAGCTCTACAATTACTTTAGATGTGAAGGAGTATGCAATTGGCTATACTTCCGCCAAAGCTGGACTGGCACACTTTATGGATTCTTTAAGTTCTGAAGTGGAAAAAGAATGTAAGTCTTTCTTAGTGTTTCTGCCCTACCAGCTAAGTACTGATGACGTTCCAGTCCTAGTTGATGACCTTCTTAAGGATTTTCACCATGGAAGACAGGGAGCAAAAGTATGTCACTTGCCAACAGAAGTCAACAGAATACATATTAGAAAAGATGCACTTAAGTTGTTGAAAGAATGGATGTAG
- the KNAG0A05820 gene encoding carboxymethylenebutenolidase (similar to Saccharomyces cerevisiae YDL086W; ancestral locus Anc_2.379), with the protein MLIEETFEDVPTSCGQTPMRCYIFTPKVANYPQAKFPGVIVYSEIYQVTGPVRRFAQRIASQGYVVIAPAIYHNFVGPEAMPYDVKGTDDGNQYKIEKSLSSYDEDNKLCCDLLYRLPQFDGARIGVTGMCLGGHLAFRALLDKRISCATCFFPTDIHSKTLGLGKNDDSLERVSKELTRDQEMILIFGTLDTHVPPEGRDLIRKTLRDNNCRVTFLEVLEAQHAFIRDESSKGRYDAAITEGCLGLMLEQFNRSLKTTLGPFVDNTKPSVHVC; encoded by the coding sequence ATGTTGATTGAAGAGACCTTTGAAGACGTTCCAACTTCGTGTGGGCAGACCCCTATGCGTTGTTACATCTTCACGCCAAAAGTTGCCAATTACCCACAGGCTAAGTTCCCAGGTGTCATCGTCTACAGTGAAATCTACCAGGTGACTGGTCCCGTGCGTCGTTTTGCGCAAAGAATTGCGTCTCAAGGGTACGTTGTAATTGCGCCAGCTATCTACCACAACTTTGTTGGTCCCGAGGCCATGCCCTACGATGTGAAGGGCACTGATGACGGGAACCAGTACAAGATTGAAAAGTCATTGTCCTCGTATGACGAGGACAACAAGCTGTGCTGCGACCTGTTGTACAGGCTGCCCCAGTTTGACGGGGCCAGGATCGGTGTCACTGGGATGTGTCTAGGTGGACATCTGGCGTTCAGGGCCCTTTTGGACAAGAGAATTAGCTGCGCTACATGTTTTTTCCCCACTGATATCCACTCCAAGACACTAGGTCTCGGGAAAAACGATGACTCCTTAGAGCGTGTTTCCAAGGAACTAACCAGAGACCAAGAAATGATACTGATTTTTGGTACTTTGGACACCCACGTTCCACCAGAGGGTAGAGATTTGATCAGAAAGACTTTAAGGGACAACAACTGTCGTGTCACCTTCCTCGAGGTCCTGGAGGCCCAGCACGCCTTCATCAGAGACGAATCGAGTAAGGGAAGATACGACGCTGCCATCACCGAGGGCTGCCTAGGTCTAATGctggaacagttcaacagATCGCTGAAGACCACTCTGGGGCCATTTGTGGACAACACCAAGCCTTCAGTACATGTCTGTTAG
- the KNAG0A05840 gene encoding uncharacterized protein (ancestral locus Anc_2.383), whose product MMTGNGLHGTLNYTPEYPRVSTILSVATAPDKLADDVMESHLPKSKPYFHAASPSMNNTVNTTTGSLESSNVVKSEPLIEAGMISAFLKDATNHGNGHVTIQQIWEDGFAEPISEDREHRIQQAVTFMKAADMAHSMNAGATKYSIRQVAQHFKVPKSTLYDRLRLKQSVSVADKDFSGNMDSSPASTEVNNDSHEGPTNKIQHDVLISKNILPFTTGSVAQPQSNNYIKHENQMKMSVNEELRMLSQIKELSYTYGNLFGRKQILEHINEETGGKLDLGSSWLKSFLQRHSGVVLYGPPEGFCKIKVSSLHMAKNNYNLLCKCFVKQVQFLSETSWRGRNIYYIARSSLHDRGQSSVFSCFELSLVNHSFKLVTTPKVLLFQDYRGRKLKNANDSEPVSPIINGKFSGDEVQNQLCDTLLKCISACIQREYSVSAATDGEEQTKTYHLLKVLYEQFHWDITTCKEISKTATFMSAPWQSQILGGLAVEAVENELQEKVQTLSGGSTDTGILQFEIKDNINKITLAKIAKLFVGLFELPLGRPEENVSISLGGSTVSKVEQKADPVEKSGKPPNVISMSRYDFLQGDPIAIPNEVSSLDVLQSQLSEISELIEENESRFYTNIQHGSTRELLRLLLNRVKRLAQGP is encoded by the coding sequence ATGATGACGGGAAATGGACTACATGGCACGTTGAATTATACACCAGAGTACCCCAGAGTATCAACCATTTTAAGCGTGGCTACCGCACCCGACAAACTTGCAGATGATGTCATGGAATCACATCTGCCGAAGAGTAAGCCATACTTTCATGCAGCATCGCCTAGTATGAATAATACCGTTAATACTACTACAGGCTCTCTGGAAAGCTCTAATGTTGTTAAGTCAGAGCCGCTTATTGAGGCGGGCATGATATCAGCATTTCTTAAAGATGCAACTAACCACGGAAATGGGCACGTCACAATCCAGCAGATATGGGAAGATGGATTTGCAGAACCCATATCTGAAGATAGAGAGCATCGGATTCAGCAGGCTGTAACGTTTATGAAGGCAGCTGACATGGCACATTCTATGAATGCTGGAGCCACGAAGTATTCTATCAGACAGGTGGCGCAGCATTTTAAGGTGCCCAAGTCAACATTATATGATAGATTACGCCTGAAACAGAGTGTTTCGGTGGCTGATAAGGACTTTTCAGGAAATATGGATTCTAGTCCGGCTTCTACAGAGGTTAACAACGATTCTCACGAGGGACCCACCAATAAAATACAACATGATGTTTTAATCAGTAAGAACATTCTTCCTTTCACAACAGGATCTGTCGCTCAACCCCAGAGCAACAATTATATAAAGCATGAAAACCAAATGAAAATGAGCGTGAACGAGGAACTGAGAATGTTATCACAAATCAAAGAACTAAGCTATACGTACGGGAATTTGTTTGGTAGGAAAcaaattcttgaacacATTAACGAGGAAACTGGTGGAAAGCTCGATCTAGGATCAAGTTGGCTGAAAAGTTTCCTTCAGCGGCACAGTGGAGTAGTCCTCTATGGTCCGCCAGAGGGGTTCTGTAAGATCAAAGTCAGCTCCCTGCATATGGCAAAAAATAACTACAACCTTCTTTGCAAGTGTTTTGTCAAGCAAGTTCAGTTCCTTTCAGAGACGAGTTGGAGGGGTAGgaatatatattatattgCTAGATCTTCTCTCCATGATCGAGGCCAAAGTAGTGTGTTTTCCTGTTTCGAGTTGTCGTTGGTAAATCATTCTTTTAAACTGGTCACCACTCCAAAAGTTTTGTTATTCCAAGACTACAGGGGAagaaaactgaaaaatgCAAATGATAGTGAACCGGTCTCCCCGATAATAAATGGAAAGTTCAGTGGTGATGAAGTGCAGAATCAATTGTGCGATACACTCTTGAAGTGCATCTCAGCTTGTATACAACGGGAATACAGCGTATCTGCTGCTACTGATGGGGAAGAGCAAACTAAAACCTATCATTTGTTGAAGGTTTTGTACGAACAGTTTCATTGGGATATTACAACCTGCaaagaaatttcaaagactGCAACGTTCATGTCTGCACCTTGGCAATCTCAAATTTTGGGTGGTTTGGCTGTGGAAGCTGTCGAAAATGAACTCCAAGAGAAAGTACAAACACTAAGCGGTGGTTCAACCGATACAGGTATACTTCAGTTTGAGATAAAAGACAATATAAATAAGATAACTTTGGCCAAGATTGCTAAACTATTTGTGGGTCTGTTCGAACTTCCCCTCGGGAGGCCTGAAGAGAATGTCTCCATTTCGCTGGGCGGCAGCACAGTTAGCaaagttgaacaaaaagCAGACCCCGTGGAGAAAAGCGGGAAACCACCGAACGTCATATCCATGAGTCGATATGACTTTTTGCAAGGGGATCCAATTGCTATTCCAAATGAGGTCTCTTCGCTGGATGTGCTTCAGTCACAGCTGTCTGAGATATCAGAATTGATAGAAGAAAACGAGTCGCGGTTTTATACTAACATTCAACACGGATCCACCAGAGAATTACTTCGGCTACTTTTAAATAGAGTCAAGCGGTTGGCTCAAGGACCGTGA